One region of Opitutaceae bacterium genomic DNA includes:
- a CDS encoding type II toxin-antitoxin system VapC family toxin, with the protein MPILLDTGAVELLRRRDRKAESLVLRHYPPVICTPVVGEFLFGQAHAKVSATAFQEAREFLDSFEVLLPDANIAAIYGRLRAQHLASGVQLPDPDYWIAAHALESRLPLVSTDRDFRHIAELVVHCVAK; encoded by the coding sequence GTGCCCATTCTCCTTGATACTGGTGCCGTTGAGTTGCTGCGGCGGCGCGATCGAAAGGCTGAGTCTCTCGTTCTGCGACATTATCCACCGGTCATCTGCACCCCTGTTGTGGGTGAGTTTCTTTTCGGACAAGCCCATGCCAAAGTTTCGGCTACGGCGTTTCAGGAGGCTCGTGAATTTCTCGATTCATTTGAGGTTCTCCTCCCCGATGCGAATATTGCAGCGATTTACGGTCGGCTCAGGGCGCAGCACTTGGCGTCCGGAGTACAGTTGCCGGATCCCGACTATTGGATCGCTGCGCACGCCTTGGAGAGTCGACTGCCACTTGTTTCGACCGATCGAGATTTCAGGCATATTGCGGAGCTTGTCGTCCACTGTGTCGCAAAGTGA
- a CDS encoding peptidoglycan glycosyltransferase produces MKDRDSERSGSLVESHKGYDPRLILFYFGITAMLLILGGGLAYQQLFRTDDYHDRERIQNQRRVLMPGSRGNIYDREGRLLVGNLPRFAVTLNLVELRGEFLKEYRRIRRAYRDSDDRDLVSASQMEQIARYTVVERYLRQVNRTLGTGATLDGRELQRHFNQRLLLPFVLVDDLAPEDYAKLIEQLPVASPLQIYTSTKRYYPHGSAAAHSIGYVSSVEVGDVALENFPGDELKTFPMKESVGRTGLERRFDDKLQGQAGGVIYRVDPAGYRVNPPLRKLLPLQGSNLVTSLDIDLQLASEEQLAINELAGAAVAIDIGTGEVLALASKPDFNLTDTSPRISSDNYKRIEEAGGWLNRAVQGVYPPGSTFKLITALAGLRSGAITLDTTVDCQGALMVGRRPFPCHDGHQHGPLQLVGAIEKSCNVFFFDRGIAMGAQAIADEARRFNLDSPTGIELPFETTGMLVPDPAWKLRTRDEKWFDGDTANFAIGQGFLGVTPLQMACFVASLARGETETKPTLIHQPGRPRIHSTPINLPSAQYQAVIRGMEQCVKTGTAKILSGLLKIDGLAIAGKTGTAQVSARKGKLNLAWFVCFAPIEKPEIAIAVVVEGDTPNEEFAGSRYAVPVAHAVLKGWFAKKNRRASSTLASISPN; encoded by the coding sequence ATGAAGGATCGAGATTCAGAACGCTCGGGAAGCCTGGTCGAATCCCACAAGGGCTACGACCCGCGGCTCATCCTGTTCTATTTCGGCATCACCGCAATGCTCCTCATCCTCGGTGGAGGCCTCGCCTATCAGCAGCTCTTCAGGACCGACGACTACCACGACCGGGAGCGGATCCAGAACCAGCGCAGGGTGCTCATGCCAGGCTCGCGCGGAAACATCTACGACCGCGAGGGCAGGCTTCTGGTCGGCAATCTTCCCAGGTTCGCCGTCACCCTCAACCTGGTGGAGCTGCGCGGCGAATTCCTCAAGGAATACCGCAGGATACGACGCGCCTACCGCGACAGCGATGATCGCGATCTGGTTTCCGCAAGCCAGATGGAGCAGATCGCACGCTACACCGTGGTCGAGCGCTACCTGAGGCAGGTGAATCGCACCCTGGGCACCGGCGCGACACTCGACGGCCGGGAACTCCAGCGTCATTTCAACCAGCGGCTGCTGCTGCCCTTTGTCCTCGTCGATGATCTCGCACCCGAAGACTACGCGAAACTCATCGAGCAACTGCCGGTTGCCTCCCCGCTCCAGATCTACACCTCGACCAAGCGCTACTATCCCCACGGATCCGCCGCCGCCCACAGCATCGGCTACGTCAGTTCGGTCGAAGTGGGCGATGTCGCGCTGGAAAACTTTCCGGGTGACGAACTGAAGACGTTTCCCATGAAGGAGAGCGTCGGCCGGACAGGCCTCGAGCGCCGCTTCGACGACAAGCTTCAGGGTCAGGCGGGCGGCGTCATCTATCGCGTCGATCCCGCCGGCTACCGCGTGAATCCGCCGCTGCGCAAGCTTCTCCCGCTCCAGGGATCAAATCTGGTCACAAGCCTCGACATCGACCTCCAGCTGGCCTCCGAGGAACAGCTGGCGATCAATGAACTCGCGGGCGCCGCGGTCGCAATCGACATCGGCACCGGCGAGGTGCTCGCGCTGGCGAGCAAGCCGGATTTCAATCTGACCGACACTTCACCGCGGATCAGCTCTGACAACTACAAGCGGATCGAGGAGGCCGGGGGCTGGCTCAATCGCGCGGTGCAAGGCGTCTACCCGCCCGGATCCACATTCAAGCTGATCACAGCACTGGCGGGCCTGCGCAGCGGAGCCATCACGCTGGACACCACCGTCGACTGCCAGGGCGCCCTGATGGTCGGTCGCCGGCCGTTCCCCTGTCACGACGGCCACCAGCACGGTCCGCTGCAACTCGTCGGTGCCATCGAAAAGTCCTGCAATGTCTTCTTCTTCGACCGCGGCATCGCCATGGGCGCCCAGGCGATCGCCGACGAGGCGCGGCGGTTCAACCTGGATTCGCCGACCGGCATAGAGCTGCCGTTCGAAACGACCGGCATGCTTGTGCCCGACCCCGCCTGGAAACTGCGCACCCGCGATGAAAAGTGGTTCGACGGCGACACCGCCAACTTCGCCATCGGACAGGGGTTTCTCGGAGTCACGCCCCTGCAGATGGCCTGTTTCGTCGCATCCCTGGCTCGGGGTGAAACCGAAACCAAACCCACGCTGATCCACCAGCCGGGACGCCCGCGCATCCACTCCACGCCCATCAATCTTCCGAGTGCGCAGTATCAGGCCGTCATTCGCGGCATGGAGCAATGCGTGAAGACAGGGACCGCAAAAATCCTCAGCGGGCTTCTCAAGATCGATGGCCTCGCCATCGCCGGCAAGACCGGCACCGCCCAGGTGAGCGCCCGCAAGGGGAAACTGAATCTCGCCTGGTTCGTCTGTTTCGCCCCGATCGAAAAGCCGGAAATCGCCATCGCGGTCGTTGTTGAAGGCGACACACCCAACGAGGAGTTCGCCGGCAGCCGCTATGCCGTGCCGGTGGCGCACGCTGTGCTCAAAGGCTGGTTTGCCAAGAAGAACCGCCGCGCCTCCTCCACGCTGGCTTCGATTTCGCCAAACTGA
- a CDS encoding DEAD/DEAH box helicase family protein, with protein sequence MNAGTRVLHKQHPEYGFGVVRYDEDNVLGERRLQVSFDHVDALLELAPEAVVEVAHPEQAAQAGEWGKVETLRTQLLAALVIAENNATSAFIKTTTRPLPHQVSVLDKITSGERFGHLCADDVGLGKTIEAGLLITHALASQKSSKVLIVCPAGVALQWQDEMEEHFSLYFSVLGIDFKGTLPAQWRNHFLVIAPIDRLKQPHYETVLREAGPFDLIVCDEAHRLNASRNRLTESLEKTKSYRLFERLIAEKTVNFVTQAGAPRSPRMLFLSATPHQGDDVRFLYLLHLLRPDLFPIENEDLAPLSSEQLREVVTRTPKALARDWEGVPIFKGHSAHTIDVPWTVQETAISRLLSAYIRKSLSASSASGKPNALVVELVMHTFHKIAASSWRALQSTLRHRLELLAKRRSGFAAHLDADGEDTGDTVNFSDEEMEGAFFEEEIISLQGILSSLDRLDTDSKWQHCRDLLLGLDQEQANCKVLFFTQFRATQDYLYKQLLALFPGSGVEIVNGDVPLQDRRLARRRFEAASRFMISTEAGGEGVNLQRACHIMVNYDLPWNPMRVQQRIGRLDRYGQKNRVSVFNLRVPDSWDARISTRIEERLAVIQRTMGHVVSADVENYRDMILGHVADKIDPRSAFKDHLHGGDIPVEQVDRFLREAIDSMERWKKRFGEGLTPDLDSTKFATTLTPEDFKLGYSAALQTLGLPLQESRNSRNQFISDVFHFTLPVEFRDPQIRPHREFYVVFRRDVYQRVRDEDLGTVKGQPIRANLAGFGESFTDWLFQQATAARPNASAYQVRAPANWKHGSGWLAVYTLRFLGASRCLLAPDSVVPVWLPDSGPPHVLPTPDVFALCQDASESVRRSNEVPPLSGALTLARECLKARLAARPNHSSSSISLTLWSLTAVHTL encoded by the coding sequence ATGAATGCCGGGACCCGAGTGCTTCATAAGCAACACCCCGAATACGGCTTCGGGGTGGTCCGCTACGATGAGGACAATGTTTTGGGCGAGCGCCGTCTTCAGGTCAGCTTTGATCATGTAGACGCGTTGCTTGAGCTGGCTCCCGAGGCGGTGGTCGAGGTCGCCCACCCGGAACAGGCGGCCCAAGCCGGCGAATGGGGCAAAGTCGAGACGTTGAGGACGCAGTTGTTGGCTGCCCTCGTCATCGCCGAAAACAACGCGACCAGTGCCTTCATCAAGACGACCACCCGTCCGCTGCCGCACCAGGTGTCCGTTCTCGACAAAATCACGTCAGGTGAACGGTTCGGCCATCTGTGCGCAGACGATGTCGGTCTCGGAAAAACGATCGAGGCGGGATTGCTGATCACACACGCGCTGGCGTCACAGAAATCGAGTAAGGTCCTGATCGTCTGTCCGGCCGGCGTGGCCCTGCAATGGCAGGACGAGATGGAGGAGCATTTCTCCCTCTACTTTTCGGTGCTGGGCATCGACTTCAAGGGCACGCTCCCGGCCCAATGGCGAAACCACTTTCTGGTCATCGCGCCCATCGACCGCCTCAAGCAACCGCACTATGAGACCGTGTTGAGGGAAGCCGGCCCGTTTGACCTGATCGTTTGCGACGAAGCTCACCGGTTGAACGCATCGCGCAACCGCCTAACGGAGAGTCTTGAAAAAACGAAGAGCTATCGGCTGTTCGAGCGACTCATCGCAGAGAAGACGGTGAATTTCGTCACCCAAGCGGGCGCCCCTCGCTCGCCGCGGATGCTCTTTCTCTCCGCCACGCCTCACCAAGGGGACGACGTCCGGTTTCTTTATCTCCTGCACTTGCTGCGGCCAGATCTTTTTCCCATCGAGAACGAGGATCTGGCGCCACTCAGTTCGGAGCAACTACGGGAGGTGGTCACCCGGACACCCAAAGCGCTGGCGCGAGACTGGGAAGGGGTGCCCATCTTCAAGGGTCATTCCGCCCATACGATCGATGTCCCGTGGACCGTTCAGGAAACAGCTATCTCAAGGCTTCTCAGCGCATACATTCGGAAGTCCCTCTCCGCGTCGTCAGCATCCGGCAAGCCCAACGCGCTGGTAGTGGAGCTGGTCATGCACACGTTCCACAAAATTGCCGCGAGCAGCTGGCGAGCGCTTCAATCCACCCTCCGACACCGACTAGAGTTGCTGGCGAAGCGTCGAAGCGGTTTTGCCGCCCACTTGGATGCCGACGGCGAGGATACGGGGGATACCGTCAATTTTTCCGACGAGGAGATGGAAGGAGCATTTTTCGAGGAAGAGATTATTTCCCTTCAGGGAATTCTATCGTCGCTCGATCGCCTGGACACGGACAGCAAGTGGCAGCACTGTCGCGATCTTCTGCTCGGGTTGGATCAAGAACAGGCGAATTGTAAGGTCCTTTTCTTTACTCAATTCCGAGCCACCCAGGATTACCTGTATAAACAGCTCCTCGCCCTTTTTCCGGGGTCGGGGGTGGAAATCGTAAACGGTGACGTGCCCTTGCAGGATCGACGGCTGGCCCGGCGCCGCTTCGAGGCGGCATCGCGCTTCATGATATCCACGGAGGCCGGTGGCGAAGGCGTCAACCTCCAGCGAGCCTGCCATATCATGGTAAACTACGACTTGCCTTGGAATCCCATGCGCGTGCAGCAGCGGATTGGGCGCCTGGACCGGTACGGCCAGAAAAATCGCGTTTCGGTCTTCAACCTCCGGGTGCCGGACTCATGGGATGCGCGCATCTCCACCCGCATTGAGGAGCGCCTCGCCGTTATCCAACGTACGATGGGCCACGTCGTGTCCGCGGATGTAGAAAACTATCGGGACATGATTCTTGGGCACGTGGCCGACAAGATCGACCCACGCTCAGCCTTCAAGGATCACCTTCACGGCGGGGATATTCCGGTCGAGCAGGTGGATCGCTTCCTGAGGGAAGCCATCGACTCCATGGAACGCTGGAAAAAGCGTTTCGGAGAAGGCCTCACGCCCGACCTCGATTCCACGAAATTCGCGACCACCCTCACTCCGGAGGATTTCAAGCTCGGCTACTCGGCTGCGCTCCAAACCCTAGGTCTTCCCCTTCAGGAGTCGCGCAACAGCCGGAATCAGTTCATCTCGGACGTCTTTCACTTCACCCTGCCCGTTGAGTTTCGGGACCCCCAGATTCGGCCGCACCGCGAATTCTACGTCGTGTTCAGGCGTGACGTCTACCAGCGCGTGCGCGATGAGGATCTCGGCACCGTGAAAGGCCAGCCGATACGGGCCAACCTTGCAGGGTTCGGCGAAAGTTTCACCGACTGGCTATTCCAACAAGCAACCGCCGCGAGGCCGAACGCCTCGGCTTACCAGGTGCGGGCTCCGGCAAACTGGAAACACGGTTCAGGCTGGCTGGCGGTCTATACCCTACGCTTTCTCGGTGCCTCACGATGCCTCTTGGCACCCGACTCCGTCGTGCCGGTGTGGCTTCCGGACTCTGGCCCCCCTCACGTGCTGCCGACACCTGACGTCTTCGCGCTTTGCCAGGATGCCAGTGAATCCGTCCGTCGCAGCAACGAGGTCCCTCCCTTGTCCGGAGCCCTCACACTCGCCCGCGAGTGCCTCAAGGCACGCCTCGCAGCGCGGCCGAACCATTCGTCTTCCTCGATATCGCTGACCCTCTGGTCACTCACCGCAGTGCATACCCTCTGA
- a CDS encoding DUF4160 domain-containing protein yields MPTVLRIGSYRFHFYSDEGEEPPHIHVRAPEGECKFWLEPVALALVKGVKPRDVRVMERLVFEHKTVLLSAYHEFCRRRRT; encoded by the coding sequence ATGCCGACCGTCCTTCGCATCGGTTCGTACCGATTCCACTTTTACTCCGATGAGGGGGAGGAGCCGCCGCATATTCATGTCCGTGCCCCGGAAGGTGAATGCAAGTTCTGGCTTGAACCTGTGGCTTTGGCTCTTGTGAAGGGAGTCAAGCCCCGCGACGTCCGGGTGATGGAGCGACTTGTCTTCGAGCACAAAACCGTCTTGCTTTCCGCCTATCATGAATTCTGCCGCCGCCGTCGAACTTGA
- the mreD gene encoding rod shape-determining protein MreD, whose amino-acid sequence MRRSLSLFATLFLLWVVTGQINHILSPWRISLFLGGLHVVFAALRLRRNEALLTTFAAGLLFDANAPVWFGCHAMIFSTACMVVFRFRSRVPRDDALFPVVIGLLANLGIHLGVSFAAIQHMPSGINPWPRLLTDLLISQVALVLVAPWFLRLQERALEIIGADLRPDQPGV is encoded by the coding sequence ATGCGCCGGTCGCTGAGTCTCTTCGCCACGCTGTTTCTGCTCTGGGTTGTTACCGGGCAGATCAACCACATCCTGTCTCCCTGGCGGATCTCGCTTTTTCTTGGCGGACTTCATGTGGTGTTTGCGGCGCTGAGATTGCGGCGCAACGAGGCGCTGCTCACCACCTTCGCCGCCGGCCTGCTGTTCGACGCCAATGCGCCCGTCTGGTTTGGCTGCCACGCCATGATTTTTTCAACCGCCTGCATGGTCGTTTTCCGCTTCCGCAGCCGCGTCCCGCGCGATGACGCGTTGTTTCCCGTCGTCATCGGCCTTCTCGCGAACCTTGGCATCCATCTTGGAGTCTCTTTCGCTGCCATCCAGCACATGCCTTCAGGAATCAACCCCTGGCCCCGCCTGTTGACCGATCTCCTCATTTCGCAGGTGGCGCTCGTCCTCGTCGCCCCGTGGTTCCTTCGCCTCCAGGAACGCGCGCTGGAAATCATCGGCGCGGATTTGCGCCCGGATCAACCCGGCGTCTGA
- a CDS encoding rod shape-determining protein MreC, whose translation MRISFFELQAPIDLTVSYVRDLQDYWALRTRSTNELIAAGRDLARLNASYETALQQNATLRREVERLESLLKLPAFPEHRSEVARVARRDFTGWWQRLTLRKGRNFGIAEGAPVIFTGGVVGRVTRVGLYTCEVEMVSSPGFRLAATIEGDARPISYQGGENPTLGPARGVAEYVPLDILASPTAPKRVVTSGLGGVFPPGLAIGELIRLEGSGDGLFKTGEVRLDSRLSEISEATILVPMKPAGY comes from the coding sequence ATGCGCATCAGCTTCTTCGAGCTTCAGGCCCCGATCGATCTGACCGTGTCCTATGTGCGCGACCTTCAGGATTACTGGGCGCTGCGGACGCGCTCGACCAACGAACTCATCGCGGCCGGACGGGATCTTGCCCGTCTGAATGCGAGCTACGAAACGGCGCTGCAACAGAACGCCACCCTGCGCCGCGAAGTCGAACGCCTGGAATCGCTGCTCAAGCTTCCCGCGTTTCCGGAACACCGCAGCGAAGTGGCTCGAGTCGCCAGGCGCGATTTCACCGGCTGGTGGCAGCGTCTCACATTGAGAAAAGGACGCAATTTCGGCATCGCGGAAGGCGCGCCGGTCATCTTCACGGGTGGAGTCGTGGGACGTGTCACAAGGGTCGGTCTGTACACCTGCGAGGTGGAGATGGTGAGCAGCCCCGGTTTCCGGCTTGCCGCCACCATTGAGGGAGATGCGCGCCCGATAAGCTACCAAGGTGGCGAAAATCCGACCCTCGGCCCGGCCAGGGGTGTCGCGGAGTATGTTCCGCTCGACATCCTTGCATCCCCGACAGCTCCAAAACGCGTGGTCACCTCGGGCCTGGGCGGAGTGTTTCCCCCGGGGCTGGCCATCGGGGAATTGATCCGGCTCGAAGGCAGTGGCGACGGTTTGTTCAAGACCGGCGAGGTCAGGCTCGACTCGAGGCTGTCCGAGATAAGCGAGGCGACAATTCTTGTTCCCATGAAACCAGCCGGCTACTGA
- a CDS encoding DUF2442 domain-containing protein has translation MNSAAAVELEKEVLALRVWVEGRNVFLELHDGRIFGFPAARFRRLRDASDQQLKQVKLELDGTALRWEEVDEDLTVRGVVAGRFELPLA, from the coding sequence ATGAATTCTGCCGCCGCCGTCGAACTTGAAAAAGAGGTCCTGGCGTTGCGCGTCTGGGTCGAAGGCCGGAACGTTTTCCTCGAGCTGCACGATGGCCGGATCTTCGGATTTCCGGCTGCTCGATTCCGCCGCCTTCGTGATGCCTCGGACCAACAGTTGAAGCAAGTGAAGCTGGAGCTCGATGGAACGGCACTGCGGTGGGAGGAGGTTGATGAAGATCTCACGGTGCGCGGTGTTGTCGCCGGGCGATTCGAGCTGCCGCTTGCCTGA
- a CDS encoding type II toxin-antitoxin system VapC family toxin, protein MAVGTKSTLIAVATNYLLDLAEEAPASWEALEIIRRRLPGAIIIVPPTVIDELAVAHDHAGDADEQRLAEIAVVNLRTKWKFQPVDLVPVGHGIVEQIAEKIRERGYLPAEEINDSLILAEASLLNCTLLLSSDNHLLDVPAGPLKLLLDSHDVSCPLIVSPRRIARDFFQK, encoded by the coding sequence ATGGCGGTGGGGACAAAGTCCACGCTCATCGCCGTTGCTACGAACTACCTCCTCGATCTAGCTGAGGAGGCGCCGGCGTCTTGGGAGGCGCTTGAGATCATTCGACGACGTTTGCCCGGAGCGATCATTATTGTTCCTCCGACAGTCATTGATGAGTTGGCCGTGGCGCACGACCATGCAGGTGATGCGGACGAACAACGGCTGGCAGAAATCGCCGTGGTAAATCTCCGCACAAAGTGGAAGTTTCAGCCGGTGGATCTAGTGCCGGTCGGTCACGGCATCGTGGAGCAGATTGCCGAGAAAATTCGGGAACGAGGCTATCTGCCGGCCGAGGAAATCAACGATTCGTTAATTCTCGCCGAAGCCTCGCTCCTCAATTGTACGCTGCTTCTTTCGTCGGATAATCACTTGCTCGATGTACCGGCAGGACCGCTCAAGTTGTTGTTGGATTCGCATGACGTATCTTGTCCCCTCATCGTATCTCCGCGAAGAATCGCGCGGGATTTTTTCCAAAAATAG
- a CDS encoding Tm-1-like ATP-binding domain-containing protein, which yields MPTIAVLGTFDTKGAELRFLAGEIQRHGHTVLTIDVATLQHDGPPTDFGCEAVAPRSGVADWRTVLARKDRGVSIALMAEGAARLLAELAASGSIQGAISMGGGGGTAIGSAAMRPLPFGFPRIMVTTLASGNTAPYVGTSDLVLFPAIVDVAGLNRISRLTFENAAAAICGMVSAAEIRRGVPPEGKPLVVASMFGNTTACINEAKSLIEAAGYEVLVFHATGTGGRNMETLIASGLVSGVLDLTTTEWADELVGGILSAGPTRLDAAAKLGVPTILAPGCLDMVNFGERQTVPPRFAGRLFYQHNPQVTLMRTSVTESAELGRILATKANAHGGPVTLFFPKRGLSAIGEAGQSFHAPEADAALLAAIREHLNPGIPLIEIDAPINAPTFAQACAQSLLDSMTRTQPHKSAPSTSK from the coding sequence TCAGCGCCACGGCCACACGGTCCTGACGATCGACGTGGCGACACTTCAACATGACGGCCCGCCAACGGACTTCGGATGCGAAGCAGTCGCACCGAGATCAGGGGTCGCGGACTGGCGGACGGTGCTGGCGCGCAAGGATCGCGGCGTCTCCATCGCGCTCATGGCCGAAGGAGCCGCGCGCCTGCTCGCTGAACTCGCCGCCTCGGGAAGCATTCAGGGAGCCATCTCCATGGGGGGAGGCGGAGGCACCGCGATCGGAAGCGCCGCGATGCGGCCCCTGCCGTTTGGGTTTCCCAGAATCATGGTGACCACGCTGGCGAGTGGAAACACCGCTCCCTATGTTGGCACCTCGGATCTCGTGCTCTTTCCGGCGATTGTCGACGTCGCCGGATTGAATCGCATCTCGCGCCTCACCTTTGAAAACGCCGCGGCAGCCATCTGCGGCATGGTCAGTGCGGCGGAGATCCGCCGCGGGGTGCCGCCCGAAGGGAAACCCCTTGTGGTCGCCAGCATGTTCGGCAACACCACCGCGTGCATCAACGAGGCGAAGAGCCTGATCGAGGCGGCCGGCTACGAGGTACTTGTCTTTCATGCAACAGGTACCGGCGGCAGAAACATGGAGACGCTGATTGCATCGGGACTCGTGTCCGGTGTGCTGGATCTCACCACAACGGAATGGGCGGACGAGCTTGTCGGCGGCATCCTGTCCGCAGGCCCGACCCGCCTGGATGCCGCGGCGAAACTCGGCGTGCCGACCATCCTCGCCCCCGGCTGCCTCGACATGGTGAACTTCGGCGAACGCCAGACGGTTCCCCCGCGCTTTGCAGGCCGCCTGTTCTACCAGCACAACCCTCAGGTTACCCTGATGCGCACATCCGTCACCGAATCTGCGGAACTCGGCCGAATCCTGGCGACCAAGGCGAATGCTCACGGCGGACCGGTCACCCTCTTTTTTCCCAAACGAGGACTCAGCGCCATCGGCGAAGCCGGACAATCCTTCCACGCCCCAGAAGCCGACGCCGCCCTTCTCGCAGCCATCCGCGAGCACCTCAACCCCGGCATTCCCCTCATCGAAATCGACGCCCCCATCAATGCCCCCACCTTCGCCCAAGCCTGCGCCCAATCGCTCCTCGATTCGATGACCAGAACCCAGCCCCACAAGTCTGCCCCCTCAACTTCAAAGTAG
- a CDS encoding rod shape-determining protein: MSNLLGYFSNDIGIDLGTANTLVYVKDKGIILREPSVVAIDTVTRKVRAVGDEAKRMLGRTPGNITAIRPMKDGVIADFDVTEAMLRYFIRKVHSTAFRVAPRVVIAIPSGITEVEKRAVKDSATRAGARDVITIPEPMAAAIGVGLPIDEPAANMIVDIGGGTTEIAIISLSGIVFSKSIRVAGDELDSAIINYMKRAYNLLIGERTAEEIKVRVGSAYPLDEELTMEVKGRDSVAGLPKTIHITSQEIREALSDTIAAIVDAVRTTLERCPPELSADLVDRGFVMAGGGSLIRGIDRLLSEKTGLPITVAEDPLSAVANGTGAVLNDLNWVISNV; encoded by the coding sequence ATGTCCAACCTGCTCGGCTATTTTTCCAACGACATCGGAATCGATCTCGGAACCGCCAACACCCTCGTTTATGTCAAGGATAAGGGGATCATCCTGAGGGAGCCATCCGTTGTCGCCATCGACACGGTCACCCGCAAGGTCCGCGCGGTCGGCGACGAAGCCAAACGCATGCTGGGCAGGACACCCGGCAACATCACCGCCATCAGACCCATGAAGGACGGCGTCATAGCCGACTTCGACGTCACCGAGGCGATGCTCCGCTACTTCATACGCAAGGTCCACAGCACCGCTTTCCGTGTAGCCCCGCGCGTCGTGATCGCCATCCCGTCGGGCATCACCGAGGTCGAGAAGCGGGCGGTGAAGGACTCCGCCACCCGGGCCGGCGCGCGCGACGTGATCACCATCCCCGAACCGATGGCCGCCGCCATCGGCGTGGGTCTGCCCATCGACGAACCCGCCGCAAACATGATCGTTGATATCGGAGGCGGCACCACCGAAATTGCAATCATTTCCCTTTCCGGCATTGTCTTTTCCAAGTCCATCCGCGTTGCCGGCGATGAACTGGACAGCGCGATCATCAACTACATGAAGCGCGCCTACAATCTGCTGATCGGCGAACGCACGGCGGAGGAGATCAAGGTGCGGGTCGGATCCGCCTATCCTCTCGACGAGGAGCTCACCATGGAGGTCAAGGGCCGCGACTCCGTGGCCGGGCTTCCAAAAACCATTCACATCACGTCTCAGGAAATCCGCGAAGCCCTGAGTGACACGATCGCCGCCATCGTCGACGCGGTCCGCACCACGCTCGAGCGCTGTCCGCCGGAACTGTCGGCTGACCTTGTCGATCGTGGATTTGTCATGGCTGGCGGCGGCTCGCTCATACGAGGCATCGACCGCCTCCTGAGTGAAAAGACGGGACTTCCCATCACGGTGGCGGAGGATCCGCTGTCGGCTGTCGCGAATGGAACGGGCGCAGTGCTCAACGATCTCAATTGGGTCATATCCAACGTCTGA